A genomic stretch from Tenrec ecaudatus isolate mTenEca1 chromosome X, mTenEca1.hap1, whole genome shotgun sequence includes:
- the LOC142434824 gene encoding melanoma antigen preferentially expressed in tumors-like — protein MGSRSPPSLLDLAIQSALQSEGLAAEALEWLPSELFLPVFRAAVAGRHRGTIKAMVAEWPFPQLPLGALLKGGQSPHEILKAALDGLAALLSQGAPRRRCDLKVLDLRLNVDTLFWKGRTGTGCSDLVPTVEEREATQPPARAPNRVGLTGVQPHPLWVLTDLCFQEKVPDEFLTFLTDRVKQRKPLPHLRCRKLLFMGDVPPLAILGEILSVLQLDAVQELKIQGFWGLQDLTVLSPYLARMVHLHTLLLSKCLLNCLTSRKKCRRRVQELFPQLSSPFHSLTELQHLTLDSVSFLKTQLHCLLTCVQTPLETLCLRRCRIHCYDLANLASYPCTRHLRSLVLSGEQKSGFCYGFLPALLHRVSATLESLDLANYGLTDASLFPVLPALYACSRLSRLMLCGNPLSMGVLEHLLPHCIAGCRLSFVHLPVPLDCFVSHRQTLDREFLEEVMEDLRQILQPYRLKAIRFIDSNSFTPCNAICILLDN, from the coding sequence ATGGGCAGCAGGAGCCCCCCCAGCCTCCTGGACCTGGCCATCCAGAGCGCGCTGCAGAGCGAGGGCTTGGCCGCCGAGGCCCTGGAGTGGCTGCCCTCGGAACTCTTCCTCCCCGTGTTCAGGGCGGCCGTTGCCGGGAGACACAGAGGGACCATAAAGGCCATGGTTGCGGAGTGGCCCTTCCCCCAGCTCCCTCTGGGGGCTCTGCTGAAGGGTGGTCAGTCTCCCCATGAAATCCTGAAGGCCGCACTTGATGGTCTTGCTGCCCTGCTTTCCCAGGGCGCCCCGCGCAGGAGATGCGATCTGAAAGTGCTGGACCTCCGGCTAAACGTCGACACGCTCTTCTGGAAAGGACGGACCGGAACCGGGTGCAGTGACCTCGTGCCCACAGTCGAGGAGCGAGAGGCCACCCAGCCCCCGGCTCGGGCCCCAAACAGGGTCGGGCTCACAGGGGTGCAGCCACATCCGCTGTGGGTGCTCACAGATCTGTGCTTTCAGGAAAAAGTCCCGGATGAATTCCTCACGTTCCTCACTGACAGGGTCAAGCAGAGGAAGCCCCTGCCTCACCTGCGCTGCAGGAAGCTCTTGTTCATGGGTGATGTCCCCCCGCTTGCCATTCTTGGGGAGATCCTGAGCGTGCTGCAGCTGGACGCCGTCCAGGAGTTGAAAATCCAGGGCTTTTGGGGCCTGCAAGACCTCACCGTGTTATCTCCTTACCTGGCGCGCATGGTCCACCTGCACACGCTCCTTCTGTCTAAGTGCCTCCTGAACTGCCTAACCTCCCGGAAAAAATGCAGGCGCCGGGTGCAGGAGCTCTTTCCGCAACTCAGCTCCCCGTTTCACAGTCTGACGGAACTCCAGCACCTCACCTTGGACTCTGTCTCCTTCCTGAAGACCCAGCTGCACTGCCTCCTCACCTGCGTGCAGACCCCCTTGGAGACCCTCTGCCTGAGACGCTGCAGGATCCATTGCTACGACTTGGCAAACCTGGCCTCCTATCCCTGCACCAGGCACCTGAGGTCCCTAGTTCTGAGTGGCGAGCAGAAGTCGGGCTTCTGCTACGGgttcctccctgctctgctccatcGCGTCTCggccaccctggagtccctggaCCTGGCTAACTATGGCTTAACGGACGCCTCGCTCTTCCCCGTGCTGCCTGCTCTGTACGCCTGCTCTCGGCTGAGCCGCTTGATGCTCTGTGGAAACCCGCTCTCCATGGGTGTTCTGGAACATCTGCTGCCTCACTGCATCGCAGGCTGCAGGCTTTCCTTCGTGCACCTGCCCGTCCCGCTCGATTGCTTTGTGAGTCACCGTCAGACGCTGGAccgggaattcctggaagaggtTATGGAGGACCTGAGGCAGATTCTTCAACCCTACCGGCTCAAAGCGATTCGGTTTATTGATAGCAATTCTTTCACCCCTTGTAATGCCATCTGCATCCTCCTGGACAACTGA